CTCTTTTGCTCCTAGTTCTGGACTCTCCCTCAACCAATCAGCAGCCATCTCTGCAACCCAGCTTTGTGATGCCATTGAGGTAACAGGGTTACTAGTAGATATGCAATTGTGCTCTTGAGGCATCATGCTAATCTGCAATATAGGAAACAGAAACACAAAACAAATTAGACAAGTTACTAACGTTAAGCAAGTTAACAAGTTAGGCAGGTTAGAGTAGTACCACAACAGTTGGTTCGTCCCGCAATTTGCGTGCCACAATTCTCCATGGACAGCCTTCTGCCTTGCACTCAGCTCTATACCTAGTCTTATCAGTCTTGATTTTATGCACCTGAAACCCCATCTTTATTCCATGCTATCTCAGTGCCATCCTGAAGTTCTCCATCGAAGGGAAATATTCATTTACTTTGATCCTTGGATTTTCATTGTCATACACAATGTTGAACTTAACATCTGCATAATCATCAACTGGAATTTGTGTAGTGGAAGTGTCAGCATAAAAAATAGGATAAACCAAAGATTCCTCACTTTGAGTCTTTCTGGCTGCTTCCTATGCATCAGCTTCAGCCCTCAGCTCAATATCCACAAGGACTTCATCATCCATGGAAATGCCCTCATCATCCATCAAAGTAGAATCTACATTTCCCTGAAGTAGCACAGTAGGACTGTGGCTAGCTGCTGCACATGACTTCTTAACATTAGCAGCTGCTAAATGCAACTTCTTTGCATTAGGACCTATTGTGTACGTCTCCTTTGTTTGAAAACTTCCTTCCTGCAACTCCTTTACATGAGCACATCCTTCCTGTGAGTATGCCTTCTTTCTGCATGTCAATATGAATTATTCATTGCTATAGGGTAAGCTCAAACGAAAACTGGAAACTCTATTAATACGCTTCTAGTGACAAATCTAACATGCACCCTATTATAACAACAAAAGCCTTGGACATTTTGATGTATTAGAGCGTCAATGCTATATAGCATCAAAACAATTGGTGTACCATATAAATAAGCTCTCTACTATTAACAATAAAAGCCAAACCGAACAATGTCCAGATACAGAGAATAATCTGTTTGCTTAATGCGATGCAATGCTTGTAGGCTGTTCAGGTAAGACAGGTGCTTACTCCACTTCCTGTTGAGGTGCACCAAAGAATTCCCTCTTGGAACTTATCTCCACAATAGGAGTTCTCAGAACTTTGCTTAactccaccatcatcatgtccTCCTGAAATCAAAATTTAAAAGTTTAGCATTCTCCATAAATCAAGTAAATGTGATCAAAGACATATATATACATGAACAGAAAAGCCTAAACTCTACATTGTTTTATAGGCATGGACACTAGAGCCTGCATAGGAACTTCTATGTTAAATAGAAATAGAGAGGGGCAAATCATGTGGCTCCTCCGTCAAGCCCTCTATCATACCAAATAACAAATTGATATTTGAGTTCTCATGGAAAACACAATGGATGGCTCACGACAACTCGATGGCCATAACCTAAGCAGTTAAAATTTACTCAGTTATAGGCCTGCCACCTGAATAACAAATTGATATACAATGTAGCCACCTGAATGGCAACTCATGAATCGGGCAGCCCAGAAGAGCGACAAGTACATCATCACAATTCATACAACAAGTGATGTAAAGCGCAGTATAAAAGTCCCAGAAGAAGCACCCCGAGAATAGCGGAGGAGATTGGAAGGGGAAGGGAGGCGAATACCCACAttggacgatgacgacgacgcccGCATCCTCCTCCACCCCAAATTGCCAACCACCGCCACTACCCAAATTGCCCGGAAAACCCCGAACCCCAGAGGCTCCAGGCTCACGGGAGGATCCCTCTACCCCGGGATCTCACCAGAGATCCGGGAAAGCCGCCGGCGCTCACGGCGGAGGCGACAGGCGAGGGTTtggtttatttcttttcttttcttttaatgaGATGACAAGCACgggaggactttttggaattcaGCTATTATGGGAGGTGGGTTTCCCAAGAATGCCATCCCGAAACGGGACTTCGTCGGATCGTCATTATGAAACATGGCCAACACGCCAAAATGCCATCCGAGGGCTTTGGGACTCTTTTATTCCTCATTTGCCCCTGCCTTGCCCCAAGCGAAGGCGAGGAGGATGCTGCTGCTGTGGCCGGCCTGGACGCGGTGCTCAAGGcggggctggggctggggctggggctggcTGCCGCCGCGCCGCGGTCGGGGCGTGCCGGCTCAGGGCTAGGTGTCGCGATGCCGCCGCCGGGGCTGGGCACTCACGAGCAGGGGAGCAAGCCGAGAGCGGCCGAGCAGCGAGCGGCAGCGCCCAGCGGAGTCGCGCCGTTTCGCACGCGTGGACACGCGGCCATGCGCGAGGCCGAGCTCGAGAAGACACTGCCGAAGCCGCGACGTCGTCCTCGTCCTTTAAAACGCGAAGCAGCCGGCACTCCTCTTTTTCCTCTCTCTGCTCGCCGCCGGCGAACTCGACACGCCGGCGAAATTCGTCGCGGCCGCGCCATCTCCGCCCAATTGCTCGCACTCACGGCTTCGCATCATCCTTGCGCACCTCCTTGACCCAGCTGCAGCGGTCCTAGTCACCGGAATCAGCCATGCGCTCGATTCCCGCCGTGGCCGTCCACCATGGCCATCACATAGGGGCCGCCGTGCGCTCGCCTCTCCCATTCACCTCCGCCCAAGCCGGCCATAGCCTCGCCTTCCCCAGCATTGCGGCAGTGCCCCCACAGCAACATCACTCGCTCGCTCTTGCCGCGCCCCACGGCAGCGCCTCCCTCTCGCCTTCGCTGCCCCCATGATGGCCACGACTACGGCGCTTCCCACCCTCCCCCACCCACGACGGCCATGGATTATAGCATGATAGCGACGTGCCCAAGACCAGCCATGGTGTACAGCAGCTCCTCAGCAGGGCGAAGCCAAAGGATTTCATCCAATGAACTCCCTCTTGTTCATCCATGGAGGCAGGGGCAGGCACGCTAGAGAGGACGACGTGCGAGGGAGCGTGCGGGGAGAGACAGGCCGCCGTGGGGGAGCTGGTCGTGGGGACAGGGGCCACCGTGTGGGGAGCTCGCCGTGGAAGAGCTCGCCCGCTTGCGCTCCTCCTCGGTAGAGGACGAGGAAAGCATGCGCTCGCTCGATCTGTTTGCTCCCTCTGTTTCGTCGATGTGAGGAGCAGAAGGAAAGGGCAGGGGCAAACGAGGAAGAAAAGAGTCACAAAGTCGTCAGATGGCATTTTGACATGTTGATCATATTTCATAATGGCAATCCAACGAAGCCCCATTACGGGATGGTATTCTGGCAAAGCCCACTTTCCATGATGGCTGAATTCCAAAAAGCCCAGCACGAGATACTCAAGTGCTACCGTTTTTTTACCTCAATGACGAAACTACCCCtgtcccttctccttctccagcCTCCTGCCGGCGCCGCCTCCCCGCTCCGCTCCCTCCTGCCACCGGCGCGCCGCCTAACGGCGATGTCAGCGGCTACGTCGACGGCGCCGTCGAGCGGAGAGTATCCTTCCCCGGTGTCCCCGCCCTACCCGGCCGCCTCCAAGGACGTGGAGCTCCGGCGCGCCATGACCGCCTCCGCGCGCTCCGCCGCCTTCGCCTCTGCGGACGTCGTGTTCGAGGACGAGTGGCTCGCCGTCGTCGACAAGCCCGCCGGCGTCTACTGCGACGCCCTCCTCACCTCCTTTCCTTGCTCTGCCATTTCAGGTAAAAAAAGATTgaacttaaaaaaaaaatctgcttTTAGGTGACAATGGCGCTGCTACAGTTGCAAAATGCGATTCTGCATAGCTCATTGCTTGTGATTTCATACTTTGATCATCCAGTGTGAGTGATATCGATCATTTGGATGACGAAATTGACGGATTTTAGGTAGTTTGTGATCTGTGTGCAATACAACGTGTTGTCTAATGTTATTTTACTGATGGCAATGCCATTgctcaatacttggtttggttAGGACATACAGGCTATGTGATCAGTGCAAAGGAATGAGTGCAAAGTGTGCATTGGAAGCTATTTAGGAGCATTACAATGTAGAATGCGTTTTGACAAATTGTGCAATTTTGCGTTTCATTACACTACCACAGGCATAAGGCAATCTGTAATTTTGACAAAGTGTTGATTCTCATTCTATTCTCAAATGATCTAAGCTTGTATAATGCTATCTTAATGGACTAGTTTAACAATTCCTACTAGCAAGTGAGCGTCCAGCACTGAAAGTATGGTATGCTATGAtgataaaaaaaaaatacaatgtgTATATTTGAGCTTCCTCCGCAAAAAGAAATGGCTTTAGAATCCATTTCCCATAAGTAATACTTATAATTAGCCCATGTGTTTTTTTATACCAATTAGAAAGCCTAAATGTGGGCTAATTTTGGGCTAATAAGAGCTAATGAGGGCTAATTACTGGttagagtccattagcccttagtagcctataattagctcatgtttaatcCATTTTCACAAGgtgggctaatttttagccctgggatccaaacaggcccttattcTAGAACTAGAATTATGTTCAGCAGATGTAGAAGCAGAAGGGCATACGTGATACATCATACAGCTGTGCGGACTGTCGGACTGATATATTATTGTCTTGAACCCCTGTTTTTTTTAAACTTTGCTTGAGTTTCTTATTGCCTGCAAGCAATATCAGTGCAAACTAATGGCTGTAGGATTCTACTGAGCACAAGTTTTAATAATGGATCATATGAAGCTCTATAGTTTTATCATTTAGAATTTGTTTCCGCAACTCTTCATTTATTTTTGGGAGTTTTTGAATTGAATACAATATTCAAGGTTTGATATTTGTTTCTTGCCTTGTCTCCCAAAGCGTATGGAATTAGTTGTCTGGCTACTTTAGGACTATAGTTGTAACTTCTGGACAGGCTGAGGTGTGGAAACAACACTTCTGATCTGCCTGTCTTTTGTCAGAAAGTAAAAGTTTGATACTTAAGTAACCTGCTACATAATAATATCAGTgtgctttttttttatttatcatCTAGATTTCATTATTTGAAGCCACAATTGAATTGTTTTTCTTTACACTAGTATTGTTCTTGCTTCACTAAGTTCTGACTATTGCGACTTGCAGAGGATCCAGCAATTAAACCTAATCTTCACCTTGCAAACAGGCTGGATCGTGATACCAGTGGGCTCATGGTTATCACCAAATGCAACAAAGTTGCTGGGAAGCTAGTGAAGGCATTCACTGATCATAAAGTCAAGAAAACATATCTAGCTCTTTGCATAGGTTGCCCACCGACATGGGAAAAGATTAAGATATGTTCTGGTCATGGGCGATCAAAACATGGTGCTTGGCGTGTATATGCTATGTCTGATGTTGGCCGTTCACTGCCAGGTGGTTCTGTTGTAAGGGACATGAGCACACAGTTTCAAGTTTTAGGGGTCAATGGTAAAGGGCAGTTTAGAGAACCCAACAACTTTTGCACCGATGATATCGAGTCAATTACTGTACAAGAAAAGGCAGCTGACCAGACTTGTAGTGGTGATGTGAACAACAGTGCTATTTTGGTTAGAGCCTATCCTCAAAGTGGACGGACACATCAGATTCGTCTACACTGCCAGTATCTTGGTTTCCCAATCAGAGGTGATGTGAAATACGGTGGGGTGATTGAGTGGAACGGCGTAGAGTGTGATGGCCATGCATTGCATGCAGAGAGCTTGTCATTTGTACACCCTATCACTGGATTGCCCATCACTTTCCGGTCACCTCTCCCTTCATGGGCAAAAGATTGTATATCAACAATGGAATAAAGTTCCCTTGATCTTATTGTGATGCACGGTGCTCCAGTTGACACTGAAATATCCACCAAGGATGTAACTCTGAACGGCCAAAAGCATCATCTCTTGAAACCCTTCTGGGCGTAGCATTGGGAAAGGGCACTATCAAGTGCCTTTCTTTATTGTGGGGATGCTTATCAAAATCTTTACGCCGTGGATAGGATATCACAAATACTGTGTTGACTGTTACAGGCTTGTAGCACAGTTTTATTTCAGACTGTAATTGTAGCATTTGTACTGTAGAGATATTGAGTTGTTTGTTGTAATATTGTTTCAAATTTTGAGTATGCAAATGCATGCACACATGTTGTACCATGGATATTTATTTGGTCGTTCAACAAGACATCCAGAAATTTTGAGATCCACATCTAAAGTTGCTCTTGAAAGGGTGGCAACAGAATGGGAATTTTCAGTATCTCAAATGCAGTTCTGCAACTGAGCTAGTTCTTGGTTTGGATGTCCATTTGAGTGAGCTGAAAATCAATTAAGCACATGGCTGTTGAAGAAGTTTATAAAAAACTTGCATAACCATGAGCTGCAGAAATTGGTTAGTTGATTTGCCGTGGCTGTTCTGTCCTCAGGGGGAAAAAACTCGCATAACCGTGTGTGTGCCATGTCAACTGAGTACAGAACAGCCATTGCAAATCAACTGTATGTCTCTAACTAATTTCTGCAGCTCAAGGTTAATTTGCTTGAGTGGATGAAACCTTAATAGACGATTCCTCTTAAGGTTCACCACAAGTCCACAACTGAAGCTACCACAGAACTGCAGAGGGAAACATTAGAACATCGACAAAAAAAATTCCTCATCTCATCCTTTCTTTGATGCAAATGAATGGACCACAGGTAAGTTTACCCTGCTGAAGTTATTGAAAAAATGTCTAGTGCCTGAACGCACTCGGAACATACAATACAACCAGTTCACATGCCAATATGGGCAGCAGGTCTCTGGGATGAAATTTTCCAAAAATCATCATGTCGTCCTGGCTGTTGCACCAGAAGAATCGTACGTCTTGCTGAATCGATCAGCGCCTTTATTCTCTCCAGCGGTTGCCGCAGCTCGGGTTGCAGCAGACAAAGAAGAGCGTCATCCCTTCCTCGCCTCTTGCAGTCGCCTGCAGTGCCAGGGCAAAAGAACCATGGTGAGCTCCTTGTCAGAAGTTTCTCACTCATGGTCTATGAAGAAGACGATGCTATTGCTAGCTCTTgagaaggaggcggcggaggaggaggtgaGCGACCTGGAAGAAGACGGCCTCGCCGTGGCCGCAGGAGGCGCAGCGCACCGACTTGGTGCGGGGCAGCGTGGGGTCGCCGGCGACGTCCTGGAGCACCTGGGTGAACTCCCCGGCGCTGTGGTGCACCACGTTCCGGTACACGCAGTTGTTGTCGGCGACCTCCTGCGGTGCGGC
The sequence above is drawn from the Miscanthus floridulus cultivar M001 chromosome 15, ASM1932011v1, whole genome shotgun sequence genome and encodes:
- the LOC136509169 gene encoding RNA pseudouridine synthase 1-like, which gives rise to MTKLPLSLLLLQPPAGAASPLRSLLPPARRLTAMSAATSTAPSSGEYPSPVSPPYPAASKDVELRRAMTASARSAAFASADVVFEDEWLAVVDKPAGVYCDALLTSFPCSAISEDPAIKPNLHLANRLDRDTSGLMVITKCNKVAGKLVKAFTDHKVKKTYLALCIGCPPTWEKIKICSGHGRSKHGAWRVYAMSDVGRSLPGGSVVRDMSTQFQVLGVNGKGQFREPNNFCTDDIESITVQEKAADQTCSGDVNNSAILVRAYPQSGRTHQIRLHCQYLGFPIRGDVKYGGVIEWNGVECDGHALHAESLSFVHPITGLPITFRSPLPSWAKDCISTME
- the LOC136509052 gene encoding DNA-directed RNA polymerases II, IV and V subunit 9B isoform X2: MSTMKFCRECNNILYPKEDREQKVLLYACRNCDHQEVADNNCVYRNVVHHSAGEFTQVLQDVAGDPTLPRTKSVRCASCGHGEAVFFQATARGEEGMTLFFVCCNPSCGNRWRE
- the LOC136509052 gene encoding DNA-directed RNA polymerases II, IV and V subunit 9B isoform X1 — translated: MQQHPVPQGGPGAEGAPLRLPELRPPAILKCSAGTAAPQEVADNNCVYRNVVHHSAGEFTQVLQDVAGDPTLPRTKSVRCASCGHGEAVFFQATARGEEGMTLFFVCCNPSCGNRWRE